AGCCCGTCAAAACTGGTTACCGATTCGAACGGAAGCTTGAGGCGAACTTATCCATATTTAAAACAAAAAGGAATATTTGGGTGTCCTTCGTAATGGACAAGAGGAAATAGTGCCTTTTAAATATACGTCTATAGAAAGACAGGGCAAGCTATTCGTTGCAAAATACACAGTAAGGGGACGCGAGACGTTTGATCTCTATACATTACAAGGAGATCTTATTGAAACTCCATTGTTAAGTGCCGTTGAAATACTTGCAGATAGTAGTTTTATGGTACGCAGTAAGTTGCATAAATTCGGTGTCTTAAATACCAGCGGAAAATTAGTCATTCCGATGGAATATGATAAAATTGAAGGATTGAAAACTGCGAATTGGGTATATGCCACGAAAGGTCGGGAGACTTTTTTGCTAGATTACATGAATAAACGGGTTGATATTCCTGCAAACCTTAGATATGTAGATATCAGTCGGAGTGCCGAAGGGATGATTCCTTTCTCTGACTATGATGGC
The window above is part of the Sphingobacterium sp. ML3W genome. Proteins encoded here:
- a CDS encoding WG repeat-containing protein, with the translated sequence MGVLRNGQEEIVPFKYTSIERQGKLFVAKYTVRGRETFDLYTLQGDLIETPLLSAVEILADSSFMVRSKLHKFGVLNTSGKLVIPMEYDKIEGLKTANWVYATKGRETFLLDYMNKRVDIPANLRYVDISRSAEGMIPFSDYDGYGFVDLNGKIVIQPQYSNITEFYRGHALVRTAKEELFMIDKNNGIFKKIVLPPSPDGSQRLDVAFSKDGTGYFTMGEIVLDKDGNVVNVSIDDLN